One Nostoc punctiforme PCC 73102 DNA window includes the following coding sequences:
- a CDS encoding pentapeptide repeat-containing protein, with product MNESNSKKLTRWIVTAVFLVLVAGFSLLDQQAVKAQTLTTSIPTESELAPVTSPVTPPMESVTSPVIPPVTSPMESVTSPVIPPAVSVATNVRHLLQTNECVGCNLTGAMLKDANLQAANLEGANLQNADLERANLQQTNLQGANFQGADLGKVNLLGANLLGANLFDADLEKANLLGANLQMANLQGADLEKTNLTNANIQGVNLMGVDLEDAIRPEGFTVQ from the coding sequence ATGAATGAATCAAATTCCAAAAAGTTAACTCGGTGGATCGTAACAGCAGTATTTCTGGTACTTGTAGCAGGATTTTCGCTCCTTGACCAGCAAGCAGTTAAAGCTCAAACATTAACAACATCCATACCTACTGAGTCTGAACTAGCTCCAGTCACATCTCCCGTTACACCGCCAATGGAGTCTGTAACTTCCCCAGTCATACCTCCGGTTACATCGCCAATGGAATCTGTAACTTCCCCAGTTATACCTCCAGCTGTATCTGTAGCAACAAATGTTAGACATTTATTACAAACCAATGAATGTGTCGGATGTAACTTAACTGGAGCAATGCTTAAGGATGCAAACCTGCAAGCGGCAAACTTGGAGGGTGCTAACTTACAAAATGCAGACTTAGAAAGGGCTAACCTACAGCAAACAAACTTACAAGGGGCAAACTTTCAAGGAGCAGATTTAGGTAAGGTAAACCTTTTGGGAGCAAACCTTTTAGGAGCAAACCTATTTGATGCAGACTTAGAAAAAGCCAACCTGTTGGGAGCAAATCTGCAAATGGCTAACCTACAGGGCGCAGACTTGGAAAAGACAAATCTCACAAATGCAAACATCCAGGGGGTTAACCTGATGGGGGTTGATTTGGAAGATGCGATCAGACCTGAAGGATTCACTGTTCAGTGA